The window AGTATGCTACTGCCAGCACTTACCGCGAAGGATTTTATCCGGCTGCCTTTGGCCCTAACCATACACAGTGGGGCTTGGTCAACAAACAAAATCAGGTCGTTATCCCGGGGCGGTATGATGATATGCAGCCGGTATACAATGGTATTGTGATGGTAGCGCTGAAGGGCAAGTATGGAGCCCTCAAAACAGACGGCTCGGTACACATTCCGCTGGAGTACGATGAGTATTATTACAAATTTCACGAAGATGGCCTGATTGTGGCCAAAAAAGGAGAACGCTCCTTCGTAATACTGGCTTCGGGCAAGGTCATCGGCCAAGATGGCATTACCCCGGGGGCAGTCAATCTTGAGGAAGAAGCAATGCCCTTTTATACAGCCGATAGGCGCTGGGGCTTGATGGATTTTGATGGCAATATACTTTTAGCACCGACTTATTGTTTTATTGGGCGCTTTTCGTCTGGCTTGGCTCCAGTCAAACTGTGCGAATAGTAGTGTACCGAAGTACAAATACCAGAGTTTAGGTCTTTAGCGTTTTTGATACCAAGATTCACAAGAGTTGAGGATTTACAGGATTTGATTTTCTTGATTCTCAAGAATTTTCAGCATACACATTTCCCAAGCCAATTTTGATTGGGTTTAAACAAGCGCTTAGACAGTAGCTAGTGTATTGAGGGGAGCTTGGGCGGATAGGTATTGGTCACCTAATAAAAAAAAGTATACTCAAGAGAATAGCGCGCCAAGCAAGCCAAGCTTAATCGTAATGACTATTGATAAATACCGCTTGTTGTGTGAGTAGGGAATCAAAGCCTATGAGACATAGCACCAAGGGCAATAGAAAAAGGCTTCCCAAATTTTCAAGATTTGGAAAGCCTCAAACAAAGGGTAAATATCAGAAGTCTCAAGGGCTATGCTGAGTGGGCAAAGCGCCTTTTTGTGTGATGTTTTTGGGGACTCAATCCACATCAGTTTGGGAAGTGTGTGAACTGAAAATCCGTAAATCCAGTGAATCTTGGAATCAGCTACGGGAACGTTTTAGGCGGATGTTGACCTTGCTTTCTTCACCTTGGATAAGGCGGCCAATATTTTTTTGGTGTGTCAATACTACTACCAAAAACATCAGAAAACCAAACACAATCAGCTCTGGGTCGTCGGGTTTGAAGCGCGGCATCAGCAACAACAACGGAAACGACAGGGTAGCCAAGATAGAGCCTAGAGATACATATTTGGATAAGAGCAATACCAATACAAATATCCCCACACACATCAACGTGATTTGAGGGTTTACAGCCAGCATCATCCCTAGGAGTGTGGCTACGCCTTTGCCTCCTTTAAATCCGATATATACTGGGAAAATATGCCCCACGATGGCTAAAGCTCCAAATAGTAGTTTGTAGAAAATTGTCTTATAGAGGATAAACTCATCGTAAGACACTACTTCATAAATCACCAAAAGCGTGGCTAGTGAGGTGGCTGCCCAGCCTTTGAGCATATCAAT of the Eisenibacter elegans DSM 3317 genome contains:
- the plsY gene encoding glycerol-3-phosphate 1-O-acyltransferase PlsY — protein: MFDLLWILLACVTAYLLGSIPTAVWFGKRYYGVDVRQYGSGNSGATNTFRVLGAKAGSIVMAIDMLKGWAATSLATLLVIYEVVSYDEFILYKTIFYKLLFGALAIVGHIFPVYIGFKGGKGVATLLGMMLAVNPQITLMCVGIFVLVLLLSKYVSLGSILATLSFPLLLLMPRFKPDDPELIVFGFLMFLVVVLTHQKNIGRLIQGEESKVNIRLKRSRS